The Primulina eburnea isolate SZY01 chromosome 8, ASM2296580v1, whole genome shotgun sequence genome contains a region encoding:
- the LOC140837671 gene encoding U-box domain-containing protein 29-like, with the protein MVRDDLHITVPSYFRCPISLEVMKSPVSLCTGVTYDRGSIRRWFDAGNNTCPATMQQLPTKELVPNHTLHRLIKIWSESVLNLPENHPPSPQSLSPDQAEQIILQLEIDLKMIHNTPFPRLHTISHNLSTLISFVNEASDNRKGVTEAGGRVLPLLVSLVGKKQSLNDLCLLEKIILFCNVILKNQVKIDSEGRDNAMFSGTETWKYDFKTIILTCLKQGRLELRIAVVEFLELMSTHLGSKMEQSSLIPEDDEMYFELLRLIVSSNWSANALDASLNLLSRMVVFKKNISKMVRVGGVKALTKALSEPELSPPLTEKVLKLLEIASSSREGRNEICGNELCVQAILKKVLKVSNAATELAVTLLWSLCCFSGENRVAAAVAESSGVAKILLLLQSNCSPCVRQMCGDLLKMFRCNSKSCCLSCYDTKTSHIMPF; encoded by the coding sequence ATGGTGAGGGATGATCTGCACATAACGGTGCCCAGTTATTTCCGGTGCCCCATCTCCTTGGAAGTCATGAAATCCCCAGTCAGCTTGTGCACCGGCGTCACGTACGACCGCGGCAGCATTCGGCGGTGGTTCGACGCCGGGAACAACACCTGTCCAGCCACCATGCAGCAGCTTCCTACTAAAGAGCTCGTCCCCAATCACACCCTCCATCGGCTCATCAAAATTTGGTCTGAATCGGTTTTGAATCTCCCCGAGAATCATCCTCCTTCGCCCCAATCACTCTCTCCAGACCAAGCAGAACAGATCATCCTCCAGCTAGAAATCGACCTGAAAATGATTCACAATACCCCTTTCCCTCGACTTCATACCATCAGTCATAATCTATCCACGCTTATTTCATTTGTTAACGAAGCGTCTGACAATCGGAAGGGTGTGACGGAGGCAGGCGGAAGGGTTTTGCCGTTGCTCGTGTCCCTTGTCGGAAAGAAGCAATCTTTGAATGATTTATGTTTGTTGgagaaaattattttgttttgtaaCGTAATCTTAAAGAATCAAGTGAAAATTGATTCCGAAGGAAGAGATAATGCTATGTTTTCAGGGACTGAAACGTGGAAGTAtgattttaaaacaataattttgacgtgcttaaagcaaggaagattggAGTTAAGAATCGCGGTGGTAGAATTTCTCGAACTCATGTCCACGCATTTGGGTTCGAAAATGGAGCAATCTAGTTTAATCCCAGAAGACGATGAGATGTATTTTGAGCTGCTAAGATTAATAGTCAGCTCGAATTGGAGTGCTAATGCATTAGATGCTTCCCTTAATCTTTTGTCCCGAATGGTTGTTTTCAAGAAAAATATATCTAAAATGGTGCGTGTAGGCGGTGTGAAAGCGCTCACAAAGGCCCTGTCGGAACCGGAATTGAGTCCGCCATTGACGGAGAAAGTACTCAAGCTCCTCGAAATCGCGTCGAGTAGCAGAGAAGGGAGGAACGAGATTTGCGGGAATGAGTTGTGCGTGCAGGCGATATTAAAGAAGGTGCTGAAGGTCTCAAATGCGGCGACTGAGCTCGCCGTGACATTGTTGTGGAGCCTGTGTTGTTTCTCCGGCGAGAATAGGGTAGCGGCTGCTGTCGCGGAGAGCAGCGGCGTGGCCAAGATTTTGCTGCTGCTGCAGAGCAATTGCTCGCCGTGTGTTAGGCAAATGTGCGGTGATTTGCTTAAAATGTTTCGATGCAATTCTAAGAGTTGTTGCCTTTCCTGTTACGATACAAAAACTAGTCACATTATGCCGTTTTGA